The following nucleotide sequence is from Firmicutes bacterium ASF500.
TCCGGGCCAGCCACTCCAGCCTGAAATTCTCCGGTTTCACCGCCGTCTATGAGGAGGGCAAGGACGACGAGGAGGAGGAAAAGACCTCCCCCCTGCCCGATTTGAGGGAGGGTGAGGCCCTCACCGGAAAGAAGCTGACCCCCGGCCAGCACTTCACCCAGCCCCCCGCCCGGTACTCCGAGGCCAGCCTCATCCGGGCCCTGGAGGAGCAGGGCATCGGCCGGCCCTCCACCTACGCCCCCACCATCTCCACCATCATGAACCGGGAGTACGTGGTCAAGGAGGGAGGCAAGGCCCTCCGCCCCACCCCCCTGGGGGAGGTGGTCACCGGCCTGATGAAGGACAAGTTCCACGACATTGTGGACTACGACTTCACCGCTCAGATGGAGCAGCGGCTGGACAAGGTGGAGGAGGGCGAGGCCAACTGGAAGGCCCTCCTGGCCGATTTCTACAGGGACTTCGACGCCGAGCTGAAAAAGGCGGAGCAGGACCTGGACGGGGAGCGGATCAAGGTCCCCGACGAGGTGTCGGAGGAGCTGTGTCCTCAGTGCGGCAAGAACCTGGTGATTAAATCGGGCCGGTTTGGCCGGTTCCTGGCCTGCCCCGGCTGGCCGGAGTGCGACTTCACCATGCCTCTGGTGATCGAGATGCCCGGCAAGTGCCCCCTGTGCGGCGGGCGGCTGTTCAAGCGCACCGGCAAGGCGAAAAAGACGGGCAAGCAGTACACCTATTACTGCTGTGAGCGCCGGAGCAGCAAGGACGAGGCCCAGCGCTGTGAGTTCGTCACCTTCGACGTGCCCGTGAAGGACAACTGTCCCGTCTGCGGCCAGACCATGTTCAAAAAGTCGGGCAAGGGGGCCCGGAAGCCCTACTGCATCAACGAGCAGTGCTCCAACTTCACCCCCGAGGAGAAGCGGGGCGGCTGGAAAAAGAAGGAGGCCCCCGCCGAAGGGGAGCCCGCCCCCGCCGGGGCGGAGGAGAAGCCCAAGAAGTCCGCCGCAAAAAAGCCCGCCGCTAAAAAGACAACGAAAAAAGCCGCCCCGAAGACGGCGGCGGAAAAGAAGACCACAACGAAGACGGCGGCAAAGAAGAGCACCGCGAAAAAGACAACAGCCGCCAAAAAGGCGGAGTGAGCCCATCATTTCCTTTGACATGAGCGGAAATTTATTGTATAATATTGCTATACTAATACAAGGAGGACTGAAAAATGGGACAGACAGATAAGCAGTTCAATGGCTTTCTGAGAGTCATTATCCGGGATCTGAAGGATTCAATCGCTGAGCCTGACCCAGATAAGAAGCAGAAAATGCTGGAAGCCCTTCTGAGCGATTTGCAGACCACACTGGAGGATTAAAGTCGTGGGGCGGCGGCCAGCCGTCCCACTCAATTTTCTGGAAGAGGAACGACTATGGAAAAAGTAATCGTCATCGGCGCGGGCCTGGCGGGGAGCGAGGCCGCGTGGCAGCTGGCCCGGCGGGGGATTCCCGTGGAGCTGCGGGAGATGAAGCCCGCAAAAATGTCCCCCGCCCACCACACGAAATATTTCGGGGAACTGGTGTGCTCCAACTCCCTGCGCTCCGACCAGCTGGAGAACGCGGTGGGCCTGCTCAAGGAGGAGCTGCGCCGGTGCGGCTCTCTCATCATGTCCTGCGCCGACGCCCACCGGGTAGAGGCGGGGGGGGCCCTGGCGGTGGACCGCCACGCCTTTGCCGCCGCCATCACAGAGAAAATCAAAGACCACCCCAATATCACCGTGGTGGAGGGGGAGGTCAGGTCAATCCCGGCGGAGGGAAACGTCATCATCGCCACCGGCCCGCTGACCAGCGAGGCCTTGTCGGAGAAGATCGGGGAGCTGTTCCCCGATAGTAAGTACCTCAATTTCTTCGACGCCGCCGCCCCCCTGGTCACCTTCGACAGCATCGACATGGACAGCGCCTGGTTCGCCTCCCGGTACGACCGGGGGACCCCCGACTACATCAACTGCCCCCTGACGGCGGAGGAATACGACGCCTTTTGGACCGAGCTGACCCAGGCCCAGGAGGCGGAGGTCCACGGGTTTGAGGACGCCGGCGTGTTCGAAGGCTGTATGCCTGTGGAGGTGATGGCCCGCCGGGGGCGGGACACCCTCTGCTACGGCCCCTTGAAGCCGGTGGGCCTGAAGGACCCCAAGACGGGGAAGGAGCCCTTCGCCGTGGTCCAGCTCCGGAAGGATAACGCCCAGGGGTCCATCTACAACATGGTGGGCTTCCAGACCCACCTGCGCTTCCCCGAGCAGAAGCGGGTCTTTTCCATGATTCCCGCCCTGAAAAACGCGGAGTACGTCCGGTATGGGGTGATGCACCGGAACACCTTCCTGGACTCCCCCCGGCTGTTGGACCGGTACTACCGGGTGCGGGGACAGGAGCGGCTCATGTTCGCGGGGCAGATCACCGGGGTGGAGGGCTATGTGGAGTCCACCGCCTCGGGCTGTCTGGCTGCTGTGGAGCTGGCCCGGCGGCTGGAGGGGAGGGAGCCGGTCAATTTCCCCCGGGAGACCGCAATGGGCGCATTGGCCCTTTACATCAGCGACCAAAGTGTGGTAAACTTTCAACCGATGAATATCAACTTCGGCCTGATCCCTCAGCTGGGCTACCGGGTGAAGGGCAAGCGGAACAAGAACGCCGAAATCTCCCGGCGGGCCCTGGAGGCGCTGGGCAAATTGGAAATCGAGACGTAGGGACGCTTCACGAAGCGTCCGCCGCCGCACCGCCGTCGAGGGGCGGACGTACCGCCGCACCGCCACCGGGGGGCGGATGTACCGCCGCACGCAGTCGAGGGGCGGACGCATCGTGATGCGTCCCTACGGGCGGGCCCATTGGTTCAGATTCAGCCCCAATTTCAGCCCGTGGGCGAAGGAGATGGAGTTGGCGGTTTCCAGCAGATCAAAGACCGGACCGGGCAGGTCGCCGTCCGGGAAGAGGGACAGGCTTTGACGAAGCAGATCGGCGTATTGAGGGTCATCCTCAAAGACGAGATGGCCCTGGTCCTGTTCGTTGATGAAAAATTCTTGTATTTGCTTTTCCATATGCAGCACCACCAAATATATAGATTAGCGATATTTTATCGCATATAGCGTAGTTTGTCAAGGGGGTATTCTATGCTTCATAAGGATGTTTTTTGCATGAGGGTCAAAAAATTGCGAAAAGCCCGCAAAGAACAGCAGGTTGATCTGGCTGATGCAATCGGTGTAAAACAATCTACCATCAGCGACATTGAAAATGGCCGCAGAACAACCTCCTTTGACAAATTAGCCGCTATCTGCCAGCACTACAACGTATCCGCCGACTACCTCCTGGGTCTGATCGACGAGCCCAGGCCGCTGGTCTAGGAAGAAAGGCTCCTTTTGAAAGGAGCTGTCAGCGAAGCTGACTGAGGATTGCGTTTCGCCGCAGGCGAAACATACGAAGTAAATGCGTGTAGGGCGCGACGACCCCGGCGCGCCGTTCTCCCGAGAGCGCCCGCTTTCCGTGGGCGGCGGGCCGAGTCGTCCCGCCCTACAGAGGGCTCAAAACCCTCGTTTGCTTCGCATATTTTGGCTTCGCCAAAATGCAATCCTCCGCCCCAGTTTGCGAACTGGGGCACCTCCTTTCAAAAGGAGGCTTTTGGGAGGAAACCTGTAAACACCGCCGCAGAACAGAAAGGAAATACCATGAAAATCATTGTAGACGCCATGGGCGGGGACAACGCGCCCCAGGCCCCGGTAATGGGGGCCATTCAGGCTAACCGGGAATACGGGGTGGACATCATTCTGGTGGGCAGGGGGGAGGAAATCCTCAAAACCCTGGCCAACAACGGGATCAGCGACCTGCCCTCCGGGGTGGCGGTGAGCCACGCCAGCGAGGTGGTGGAGATGTGCGACGACCCGGCCACCGCCTTCCGCAAGAAAAAGGACTCCTCCCTCACGGTGGGGCTGAACCTGTTGAAGGACGGCACGGGGGACGCCTTTGTCTCCGCCGGGTCCACCGGGGCCCTGCTGTCCGGGGCCACCCTGGTAGCCAAGCGGATCAAGGGCATCCGCCGGGCGGCGCTGGCCCCCGTGGTGCCCACGGGGAACGGGGGCGCGGTCCTTATCGACTGCGGGGCCAACGCCGAGTGTCCCCCGGAATATTTGCTCCAGTTCGCCTATATGGGCTCCTACTACGCAGAGAAGGTGCTGGGCCGTCCCAGCCCCAAGGTGGGCCTGCTCAACATCGGCACCGAGCCCTCCAAGGGCACCACCCTGCAAACCACCGTCCACCCCATGCTGGAGGCGGCGGCGGAGGCCGGGCGGATCAACTTCGTGGGCAATGTGGAGGCCCGGGAGGCGGTGGAGGGCGCGGTGGACGTCATCGTGGCCGACGGCTACTCGGGCAACATCTTCCTCAAGACCATGGAGGGCACCGGAATTTTCCTGGCCCGGGAGATGAAGCGGATGTTTAAGAAAAGCCTCGTCACAAAGCTGGCCGCCCTGCTGGTGTCCGGCGGGCTGAGGGACTTTAAAAAGCTGATGGACTCCAACGAGGTGGGGGGCACCGCCCTGGTGGGCATCTCCAAGCCCGTCATCAAGGCCCACGGCTCCTCCAACGCCTACGCCATCCAGAACGCCGTCCGCCAGGCCAGGGATTTTGCCGCCTCCGGCATGATCGAGAGTATTCAGCAAAATATCGACCTCATGCGGCTGGATCCCCCGATGGCTTCCAAGGAGTGAAATAACCTCTTGCGCGGGGTTGAAATGTGGAGTAAAATAAAAACATCCAAAACTGTGTGAGGAGGAATTGATGATGGCAAAACCGACCTTTGACCCCCGGCCAGGAGAGGAAATGTTCGCCCAGAAGGTGGGCTGTGACTGCTGGAAAATGCCCCAGGTTGTGGGGAAACGGCAGATTT
It contains:
- the trmFO gene encoding Methylenetetrahydrofolate--tRNA-(uracil-5-)-methyltransferase TrmFO — encoded protein: MEKVIVIGAGLAGSEAAWQLARRGIPVELREMKPAKMSPAHHTKYFGELVCSNSLRSDQLENAVGLLKEELRRCGSLIMSCADAHRVEAGGALAVDRHAFAAAITEKIKDHPNITVVEGEVRSIPAEGNVIIATGPLTSEALSEKIGELFPDSKYLNFFDAAAPLVTFDSIDMDSAWFASRYDRGTPDYINCPLTAEEYDAFWTELTQAQEAEVHGFEDAGVFEGCMPVEVMARRGRDTLCYGPLKPVGLKDPKTGKEPFAVVQLRKDNAQGSIYNMVGFQTHLRFPEQKRVFSMIPALKNAEYVRYGVMHRNTFLDSPRLLDRYYRVRGQERLMFAGQITGVEGYVESTASGCLAAVELARRLEGREPVNFPRETAMGALALYISDQSVVNFQPMNINFGLIPQLGYRVKGKRNKNAEISRRALEALGKLEIET
- the plsX gene encoding Phosphate acyltransferase: MKIIVDAMGGDNAPQAPVMGAIQANREYGVDIILVGRGEEILKTLANNGISDLPSGVAVSHASEVVEMCDDPATAFRKKKDSSLTVGLNLLKDGTGDAFVSAGSTGALLSGATLVAKRIKGIRRAALAPVVPTGNGGAVLIDCGANAECPPEYLLQFAYMGSYYAEKVLGRPSPKVGLLNIGTEPSKGTTLQTTVHPMLEAAAEAGRINFVGNVEAREAVEGAVDVIVADGYSGNIFLKTMEGTGIFLAREMKRMFKKSLVTKLAALLVSGGLRDFKKLMDSNEVGGTALVGISKPVIKAHGSSNAYAIQNAVRQARDFAASGMIESIQQNIDLMRLDPPMASKE